The following proteins are co-located in the Pedobacter sp. FW305-3-2-15-E-R2A2 genome:
- a CDS encoding LamG-like jellyroll fold domain-containing protein, giving the protein MNRITTNINRLTAIAATVLFIAAISACNKDFPNRLKDTSGNDTLGISAKARKVLYIIVDGARGKAIKSINPPNIAKITKNSIYALDALSDYNKNTMTNAGAWANMITGVGNDKHGIISEDFAGNKLATYPSVFTRLKQANAKLRTVSITASNAFNANFSADATVRQNFENNDVSVKNAVKDELANGDATFVLAQFHSVELAAKATNYETYTPEYANAILQIDNYIGEIMTALSNRKTFSNENWLVVIASNKGGLITPDPASTDLTSYGDQTRNNFVIFYNPRFSTLFVPKPDSDQIAYTGSSVQFNYTERPTAIVTDVNAYNFGANGNYTIELLIKSKGGEYYYPTFLSKRAESFTGAGWNMFLEGDSWTLNSSVASQAQGGVISDDKWHKLTAVFDGTNKKVRVYTDGVLNTERSMNTNNLNNTSSFKIGYNPGSESSNANVLINSLQVYNVALTTQEISNYSCKTIVASTNPHYGDLIGYWPLNEGAGTTLKDVSGKGQNLLMGGSPVWENFSDAGSLLCPEINDSYFRLVPNNVDIPFELYQWLGISIPLSWNLDGKAWNPIYSDIKP; this is encoded by the coding sequence ATGAACAGGATAACTACAAATATTAATCGATTAACAGCAATTGCAGCTACTGTATTGTTCATTGCTGCGATATCGGCGTGTAATAAAGATTTCCCAAACCGTTTAAAAGATACCTCTGGTAATGATACCCTGGGTATTAGTGCTAAAGCAAGAAAAGTATTGTATATCATCGTCGATGGTGCAAGGGGGAAGGCCATAAAAAGCATTAATCCTCCTAATATTGCAAAAATCACTAAAAATTCCATCTATGCACTGGATGCTTTAAGCGATTACAATAAAAATACCATGACAAATGCGGGAGCCTGGGCGAATATGATTACCGGTGTGGGTAATGATAAGCATGGTATCATTTCAGAAGACTTTGCGGGTAATAAGCTTGCGACGTATCCAAGTGTATTTACGCGCTTAAAGCAAGCGAATGCTAAACTGAGAACAGTGTCTATTACCGCTTCAAATGCATTCAATGCTAATTTCTCAGCAGATGCAACCGTTCGTCAGAATTTCGAAAATAATGATGTATCCGTTAAAAATGCGGTTAAGGACGAGTTAGCGAATGGAGATGCCACTTTTGTTTTGGCTCAATTTCATAGTGTTGAATTGGCCGCAAAAGCAACAAATTACGAAACGTATACACCGGAATATGCAAATGCCATCCTTCAGATCGACAATTATATAGGAGAGATCATGACGGCATTAAGCAATAGAAAGACTTTTTCAAATGAGAACTGGCTGGTGGTAATTGCATCAAATAAAGGTGGACTAATTACGCCTGATCCTGCCAGTACAGACCTTACTTCGTATGGAGACCAGACGAGGAACAATTTTGTGATCTTCTATAACCCTCGTTTCAGTACTTTGTTTGTTCCTAAACCGGATTCTGATCAGATTGCCTACACTGGGTCAAGTGTACAATTCAATTATACCGAAAGACCTACAGCAATTGTGACAGATGTAAATGCCTATAATTTTGGTGCAAATGGAAATTATACCATAGAACTTCTGATTAAAAGTAAAGGCGGGGAATACTACTACCCTACATTTTTATCAAAACGCGCGGAAAGTTTTACGGGTGCCGGATGGAATATGTTTTTGGAAGGAGATAGCTGGACACTTAACTCCTCCGTTGCCAGTCAGGCACAGGGAGGTGTGATCTCTGATGACAAATGGCACAAACTTACTGCAGTTTTCGATGGAACCAATAAAAAGGTACGTGTATACACCGACGGAGTCTTAAATACAGAAAGAAGTATGAATACCAATAATTTGAACAATACCTCTTCATTTAAGATTGGTTATAATCCAGGAAGTGAAAGTTCAAATGCGAATGTGCTGATCAATAGTTTACAGGTTTATAATGTAGCCTTAACCACACAGGAGATCAGCAATTACAGCTGTAAGACCATTGTTGCTTCTACAAATCCACATTATGGAGATCTTATCGGATACTGGCCATTGAACGAAGGTGCTGGTACTACCTTAAAGGATGTCAGTGGAAAAGGGCAGAACTTGTTAATGGGTGGTAGCCCGGTATGGGAAAATTTCAGCGATGCAGGATCCTTGTTGTGTCCGGAAATTAATGATTCTTATTTCAGATTGGTTCCTAACAATGTGGATATCCCTTTCGAATTATACCAATGGCTGGGGATTTCTATCCCACTTTCCTGGAACCTTGATGGCAAAGCATGGAACCCTATTTATTCAGATATTAAACCTTAA
- a CDS encoding M60 family metallopeptidase — protein sequence MKNSIFSNTILAFAGILTLASCEKYRYNFEDGVNKPSTAESQQTVDTAMTMVDRSLYSRARIFPGMVEATEPRVKDVRFTLDLNFSASNSYLLRIQSAPFPQFSTGFYAPAGELIKIVVPAGINGLSVQVGGHTDNLTGQLNLKRDPIIAMYKQLYPGDNYVRNLYGGTIYINAAFGIPQPVEFSITGAVKSPDFVLGQSINDAWIKEVKASTVPWLEIRSKRIVFLIPRDFLIRNFASAKPLTDPTALMTAWNDVFELDYNKWMGLSDNPADKRDRSPQGAWREVLDIQPSVGYGHSGWPVVATMDDEWFNSVVSLDQLLHGANWGTYHEFGHNCQQVSIWSWSTLGETTNNLFNFKVAERNGVSFAVLHGTDWLQPALAFAASAGTKDFDGSAAGINDPFGRMVPFLQIFGIYGYDAMPYLYTAARHAPRFSNTDLDKHDFVYERFSEYSKVDLRPFFEAWGIALSSQSTIRIGKMFPLLDKKIWTYNPVTKTGGTEKYDPIKITASSEELTGEGATNGRASAMIDGSNATFWHSRWSSSPYGAMPYTLLLDLGSAKSAKGMYFVPRASGGQVPKDIEVFKSENNTDWVSIGTFQIGSAAGTRNNYNFPATIANRYYKIVIKNNWANNNNAALAELNIIQP from the coding sequence ATGAAGAATTCTATTTTTTCTAACACAATACTGGCATTTGCAGGTATACTTACTTTAGCCTCCTGCGAAAAATACCGTTACAATTTTGAAGATGGTGTTAATAAACCAAGCACTGCAGAAAGCCAGCAGACTGTAGATACGGCTATGACCATGGTAGACAGGTCACTTTATTCCAGGGCACGTATTTTTCCAGGTATGGTTGAAGCAACCGAACCAAGGGTAAAAGACGTTAGATTTACCCTGGATCTGAATTTTTCAGCATCCAATTCTTACCTGCTGCGGATACAATCTGCACCATTTCCTCAGTTCAGTACGGGGTTTTATGCTCCTGCCGGAGAATTGATCAAAATTGTGGTTCCTGCAGGTATCAACGGTTTAAGTGTTCAGGTAGGCGGACATACGGATAACCTTACCGGTCAGTTAAACTTAAAGCGGGACCCGATTATTGCGATGTATAAGCAATTATATCCCGGTGATAATTACGTAAGAAATTTATATGGAGGGACCATTTATATCAATGCAGCCTTCGGTATTCCGCAACCAGTAGAGTTTTCCATTACAGGAGCTGTAAAATCCCCCGATTTTGTATTGGGACAAAGTATCAATGATGCCTGGATTAAAGAAGTAAAAGCATCTACGGTTCCATGGCTGGAAATACGTAGTAAACGTATTGTTTTTCTCATTCCAAGGGATTTCCTGATCAGGAACTTTGCTTCCGCCAAACCTTTAACCGATCCGACGGCTTTGATGACTGCATGGAACGATGTTTTTGAGCTTGATTACAATAAATGGATGGGACTGTCTGACAACCCCGCCGATAAGAGAGACAGGAGCCCGCAGGGTGCCTGGAGAGAGGTACTGGATATTCAACCTTCCGTAGGGTACGGGCATAGTGGCTGGCCGGTAGTTGCTACGATGGACGACGAATGGTTCAATAGTGTGGTTAGCTTAGATCAGCTGTTACACGGTGCAAATTGGGGTACTTATCATGAATTCGGACATAATTGTCAGCAGGTTTCGATATGGAGCTGGAGTACGCTTGGTGAAACTACAAATAACCTTTTCAACTTTAAAGTGGCGGAAAGGAATGGGGTAAGTTTTGCCGTTCTACATGGAACTGACTGGTTGCAACCCGCTCTTGCTTTTGCTGCAAGTGCTGGCACCAAGGATTTTGATGGTTCGGCAGCTGGCATAAACGACCCATTTGGACGAATGGTCCCTTTCCTTCAGATTTTTGGAATTTACGGTTACGATGCAATGCCTTATTTGTATACGGCAGCCAGACATGCACCGCGGTTTTCAAATACAGATCTTGACAAACATGACTTTGTTTATGAGCGCTTTTCGGAATATTCAAAGGTAGATTTAAGGCCTTTCTTTGAAGCCTGGGGCATCGCGTTAAGTTCACAGTCTACCATCCGTATAGGAAAGATGTTTCCATTGCTGGATAAGAAAATATGGACTTATAATCCGGTCACAAAAACCGGGGGAACGGAAAAATATGATCCGATTAAGATTACAGCCAGTTCAGAAGAATTAACTGGGGAAGGGGCTACAAATGGCCGGGCATCTGCCATGATAGATGGTAGTAATGCTACTTTTTGGCATTCCCGTTGGTCTTCATCGCCTTATGGCGCAATGCCATATACGCTGCTTTTAGACTTAGGTTCTGCTAAATCAGCCAAGGGCATGTACTTTGTCCCAAGAGCAAGTGGCGGTCAGGTTCCAAAAGATATTGAAGTGTTTAAAAGCGAAAACAATACCGATTGGGTGAGTATTGGTACTTTCCAAATCGGGAGTGCCGCAGGAACAAGAAACAACTACAACTTCCCGGCAACGATAGCAAACAGATATTATAAAATTGTAATTAAGAACAACTGGGCAAATAATAATAATGCAGCACTTGCTGAGCTTAACATTATTCAACCTTAA
- a CDS encoding DUF5008 domain-containing protein: protein MISINIKYTRLSLIKLALVLFVGIGSSCSKQEVFQDDPYKGGKETLGVKFLDAEADPSAGSPGDEVTFKVRGVMKFKEKLEFLVNESKADIINVTDTSITVKIPQNASTGGTTLLLEGQSFFGPKFTVQGKVSIDPGFKAVNGTNGVINDIVASSSGGYILVGGFTNFENQAPSTPINRIVAIANDGTYTSSLFRGGADGPIQNINRLSSGKYMISGSFSSFNRTPGTNGVTRLNGDGSLDSMSVELINPRPNNPTLSFDTVPAFNGGVLSSINAGNFLGGIAKSFVRSDKTVLLGNFDFYVKYFYPRSTKDSKIIDITKMSQIAQLKENGDLDSAYNFDPVLKRSYTGTNGPIFGAYMQSDGKIVAVGSFSTFNGAEAKNIVRINVDGSIDPTFSAGTGADGAIFTINFNETTNRIMLSGSFRNYNGKASNGVVMLNSNGTVDESFKFGQLVGGAPNFAAQLNNGKVIVSGDFNSYNGVVRQGFMILGLDGTLAPGCNNTGAFQGRITRMIQTTSTLGYPAVLLVGDFTKFDNKRVGNIVRVEIKP, encoded by the coding sequence AGTTTTTGGATGCAGAGGCGGACCCGAGTGCGGGTTCACCAGGCGATGAAGTTACTTTTAAGGTTCGGGGGGTGATGAAGTTTAAAGAAAAACTGGAGTTCCTGGTTAACGAAAGTAAGGCGGACATCATTAATGTAACGGATACTTCCATTACCGTAAAAATTCCACAAAATGCAAGTACTGGTGGGACGACGCTATTGCTTGAAGGCCAGTCTTTCTTTGGACCTAAATTTACAGTGCAGGGGAAGGTTTCAATAGATCCGGGATTTAAAGCCGTAAACGGAACAAATGGGGTAATTAATGATATTGTTGCGAGTTCTTCCGGGGGCTATATTTTGGTAGGCGGGTTTACGAATTTCGAAAACCAGGCCCCCTCTACTCCTATAAACCGTATTGTCGCGATTGCTAATGACGGGACCTATACCAGTTCTCTTTTCAGAGGGGGGGCCGATGGACCCATTCAAAACATTAACCGTCTTTCTTCCGGAAAATATATGATCTCCGGTTCATTCAGTTCCTTCAACAGAACTCCTGGAACCAACGGGGTAACCAGATTAAATGGTGATGGTTCGCTTGATTCTATGTCTGTTGAGCTGATCAATCCAAGACCTAATAATCCTACTTTGAGTTTTGATACGGTTCCTGCTTTTAATGGTGGGGTGCTCAGCAGTATTAATGCCGGAAATTTCCTTGGGGGTATTGCAAAGAGCTTTGTCAGGTCTGACAAAACGGTCCTGCTTGGAAATTTTGATTTCTATGTGAAATATTTCTATCCGCGTTCTACTAAAGATTCCAAAATAATAGACATTACAAAGATGTCTCAGATTGCTCAGCTAAAAGAAAACGGAGATCTCGATTCTGCTTACAATTTCGATCCTGTTTTGAAGCGAAGTTATACCGGAACAAACGGGCCGATCTTTGGTGCTTACATGCAAAGCGATGGTAAAATTGTGGCCGTTGGAAGTTTTTCAACTTTCAATGGGGCCGAGGCAAAAAACATTGTACGAATTAATGTTGATGGAAGTATAGACCCAACTTTTTCTGCAGGGACGGGTGCCGATGGAGCCATATTTACCATCAATTTTAATGAAACCACCAATAGAATTATGCTGTCCGGGAGTTTTAGAAACTATAATGGAAAAGCAAGCAATGGAGTGGTGATGTTAAATTCAAATGGTACTGTGGACGAGAGTTTCAAGTTCGGCCAGCTGGTTGGAGGCGCTCCAAACTTTGCCGCTCAGTTGAACAATGGGAAAGTGATTGTTTCCGGCGACTTTAACAGTTATAATGGCGTGGTGAGGCAAGGTTTCATGATCCTTGGTCTGGATGGAACTTTAGCTCCAGGCTGTAACAATACCGGAGCCTTCCAGGGACGGATTACAAGAATGATCCAAACCACTTCTACTTTGGGTTATCCTGCGGTATTACTGGTAGGGGATTTTACAAAATTCGATAATAAAAGAGTAGGAAATATAGTCCGGGTAGAGATCAAACCATAA
- a CDS encoding diacylglycerol kinase family protein, whose translation MSKSNILFIINPISGGKDKLKIPGLIDANLDRSKFNANYSFTEYIGHASEIAEEAASKNFDIIVAVGGDGTINEIGTKVMQQNKILGILPFGSGNGLSRFLKIPMNTTQAIKVINDCKVRVIDTARFNDKCFFNMAGMGFDAHISSVFAGNKSRGLSGYLKLGFKEMLNYKPQTYHIYIDGKEYIRKAFVVSVANSSQYGNNAHIAPNASITDGLLDVCIIKEFPIYKIPVLAYHMLNASADQSNMVEIIQGREIRIERMSNDAIHIDGEPFFMGKEINVSIVPLSLNIITPDYES comes from the coding sequence TTGTCAAAATCGAATATTTTATTTATTATCAACCCCATCTCAGGAGGAAAGGATAAGCTGAAGATCCCGGGGCTAATCGATGCAAATTTGGATCGGTCCAAATTTAATGCGAACTATAGCTTTACGGAGTATATTGGTCATGCCTCGGAAATTGCAGAGGAAGCGGCGAGTAAAAATTTCGACATCATCGTTGCTGTTGGAGGGGATGGGACGATTAATGAGATCGGAACCAAGGTGATGCAACAAAATAAGATTCTTGGGATTCTTCCATTCGGTTCGGGGAATGGTTTATCAAGATTTCTGAAGATCCCTATGAATACTACTCAGGCCATTAAAGTGATTAATGATTGTAAAGTAAGGGTAATTGATACCGCAAGATTTAACGATAAGTGCTTTTTTAACATGGCGGGAATGGGATTTGATGCGCATATAAGTTCTGTTTTTGCAGGGAATAAATCCAGAGGGCTTTCAGGATACCTGAAACTGGGGTTTAAAGAAATGCTCAATTATAAACCACAGACCTATCATATATATATAGATGGTAAAGAATACATCCGAAAAGCATTTGTGGTGAGCGTTGCCAATTCTTCTCAGTATGGAAATAATGCCCATATTGCACCTAATGCTTCTATTACAGATGGTTTGCTGGATGTTTGCATCATTAAGGAGTTTCCTATATATAAAATTCCGGTATTGGCTTACCACATGCTGAATGCTTCTGCTGATCAGTCGAATATGGTCGAGATCATTCAGGGAAGGGAAATCCGCATCGAAAGAATGTCTAATGATGCCATACATATTGATGGGGAACCTTTTTTTATGGGTAAGGAAATCAATGTTTCTATTGTACCATTGTCATTAAACATCATTACACCTGATTATGAAAGCTAA
- a CDS encoding LamG-like jellyroll fold domain-containing protein has protein sequence MTKLKNILLFTGALIISATVFNACKRYENPPQVFEEYGDNGTGLATRKVLVINIDGAAGADIKTINPPNLAALIKTGKYSFTALRDAVTTDGGSIASMLTGVSSAKHKIADDTYIPHNGGDDDHSAITNYPSVFSRMLDVRPEFKTVTITTDAALNKYVIHSDHRILNATDALVKDSAVNILQNNSARMVFVDFRDVKTAGKSGGFAADAPAYKAAIEKTDGYVGEMVAALKKRKDYAKEDWLIIVTTNRGGDETNPKPGFLICSNPNFKEKGVSKEGFNTMHFKGTSAFATVNNDNGLYNAGADKDFTVQLQIKSDVGNYYPGFFSKSTGVSGGTTTGWTMMQAGAEYAVIFGGSANGGTGKNQINGTAVFDGKWHTITLTVKLSNGVRTATLYTDGLQVATGDVTGAKDLSTINPLTIGHKNIDGSSNLDFYAADIEYFNVALDAATVKDNIALKDVTKHPNYANLIGYWPLDDGGGAVINNAAPTGYNFLMKGSGTWDALGNDIPGSRNPQNITDGTLSVIATAADVTALTFYWLKVPVISSWELDGVSWISNFEIEFIK, from the coding sequence ATGACGAAACTAAAAAATATATTGCTGTTTACCGGCGCACTAATCATCAGTGCAACTGTTTTTAATGCCTGTAAGAGGTATGAAAACCCACCCCAGGTATTTGAAGAGTATGGAGATAATGGAACTGGTCTTGCCACAAGGAAAGTTTTGGTTATAAACATTGATGGGGCAGCAGGTGCAGATATTAAAACGATCAATCCTCCAAATCTAGCCGCATTGATTAAAACCGGTAAATATAGCTTTACCGCGTTAAGAGATGCAGTTACTACTGACGGGGGATCGATCGCAAGTATGCTTACCGGTGTATCTTCGGCAAAGCATAAAATCGCTGATGACACCTATATTCCACATAATGGTGGTGATGACGATCATAGTGCAATTACCAATTATCCTTCAGTTTTCTCCAGAATGCTGGATGTAAGGCCAGAGTTTAAAACGGTTACCATCACTACAGACGCGGCATTAAATAAATACGTGATCCACTCAGATCACCGTATTTTAAACGCGACCGATGCTTTGGTTAAGGATTCAGCGGTTAACATCCTGCAGAATAACAGCGCAAGAATGGTTTTTGTTGATTTTCGGGATGTAAAAACCGCTGGTAAATCAGGTGGATTTGCTGCGGATGCCCCTGCGTACAAGGCCGCTATTGAGAAGACAGATGGTTATGTTGGCGAGATGGTGGCTGCGTTGAAGAAGCGTAAAGACTATGCTAAAGAAGATTGGCTGATTATTGTAACCACCAACCGGGGAGGCGATGAGACGAACCCTAAGCCAGGATTCCTGATCTGTTCGAATCCAAATTTTAAAGAAAAAGGTGTTTCTAAAGAAGGGTTCAATACCATGCACTTCAAAGGAACCTCGGCTTTTGCAACTGTAAATAACGACAATGGATTATATAATGCCGGAGCAGATAAAGACTTTACCGTGCAGCTGCAGATTAAATCTGACGTAGGTAATTACTATCCTGGCTTTTTCTCGAAAAGTACCGGCGTTTCCGGTGGAACGACTACGGGCTGGACAATGATGCAGGCAGGAGCAGAATATGCGGTAATTTTTGGAGGTTCTGCAAATGGGGGGACAGGTAAAAATCAGATCAATGGAACTGCAGTTTTCGACGGAAAATGGCATACCATTACCCTGACCGTAAAACTTAGCAATGGAGTGAGAACGGCGACACTTTATACGGATGGCTTACAGGTGGCTACCGGAGATGTTACTGGAGCAAAAGATTTAAGTACCATTAATCCCTTAACTATAGGACATAAAAATATCGATGGCAGCAGTAACCTGGATTTTTATGCAGCAGATATTGAGTACTTCAATGTAGCCCTGGATGCAGCTACAGTTAAAGATAACATCGCATTAAAAGATGTAACAAAACATCCGAATTATGCAAATCTAATCGGTTACTGGCCGCTTGACGATGGAGGTGGGGCAGTCATAAATAATGCCGCACCTACGGGTTATAACTTTTTAATGAAAGGGAGCGGAACCTGGGATGCTTTAGGAAACGACATTCCCGGTAGCAGAAACCCTCAGAATATCACCGATGGAACCTTGTCTGTTATCGCAACAGCCGCTGATGTAACTGCCCTTACTTTTTATTGGTTAAAAGTGCCTGTTATATCCAGCTGGGAGCTGGATGGAGTTTCATGGATTTCAAATTTCGAAATCGAGTTTATTAAATAA
- the metK gene encoding methionine adenosyltransferase — MSYLFTSESVSEGHPDKIADQISDALIDNFLAFDAESKVACETLVTTGQVILAGEVKSKTYLDVQQIARDVIKKIGYTKSEYMFEANSCGILSAIHEQSQDINQGVDRSSKEEQGAGDQGMMFGYATNETEDYMPLALDLSHKLLQELAALRRENNEITYLRPDAKSQVTLEYDDNNKPVRIDAIVISTQHDDFDEESTMLAKIKTDLVAILIPRIIAKYPQYAHLFNDAIEYHINPTGKFVIGGPHGDTGLTGRKIIVDTYGGKGAHGGGAFSGKDPSKVDRSAAYATRHIAKNLVAAGVAEEILVQVSYAIGVAKPMGIYINTYGTGKVNKTDGEIAKIVEGLFDMRPYFIEQRLKLRNPIYSETAAYGHMGRKSETVTKTFRTPNGEEKTVTVELFTWEKLDFVDKVKAAFAL, encoded by the coding sequence ATGTCATATTTATTTACATCAGAATCTGTTTCCGAAGGTCACCCAGATAAGATCGCAGATCAAATCTCCGACGCATTAATTGATAATTTCCTTGCTTTTGACGCGGAGTCAAAGGTTGCATGTGAAACACTTGTTACAACTGGTCAGGTTATTTTAGCAGGTGAGGTAAAATCCAAAACTTATCTTGATGTGCAACAGATTGCACGCGATGTAATCAAAAAAATTGGTTATACGAAAAGTGAGTACATGTTCGAGGCAAACTCCTGTGGGATTCTGTCTGCAATACATGAACAATCTCAGGATATCAACCAGGGTGTTGACAGAAGCAGCAAAGAAGAACAAGGTGCAGGTGATCAGGGAATGATGTTTGGTTACGCAACTAACGAAACTGAAGACTATATGCCTTTAGCCCTTGACCTTTCTCATAAACTATTACAGGAACTTGCCGCTTTAAGACGCGAAAATAACGAAATCACTTATTTACGTCCTGATGCCAAATCACAGGTAACCTTAGAATATGACGATAACAACAAGCCTGTCCGCATTGATGCCATTGTAATTTCTACTCAACATGATGATTTTGATGAAGAATCAACCATGCTGGCAAAAATCAAAACAGATCTTGTAGCTATTCTAATCCCTAGAATCATTGCCAAATATCCTCAATATGCACATTTATTCAATGATGCGATTGAATACCATATCAACCCAACCGGTAAATTTGTAATCGGTGGTCCACATGGTGATACAGGTCTAACGGGCCGTAAAATTATCGTGGATACTTACGGTGGCAAAGGTGCACATGGTGGTGGCGCATTCTCAGGAAAAGATCCAAGTAAAGTGGATAGAAGTGCAGCCTATGCAACACGTCATATCGCTAAAAACTTGGTAGCTGCAGGTGTTGCAGAAGAAATTCTTGTGCAGGTAAGTTATGCCATCGGCGTAGCTAAACCGATGGGAATCTACATCAATACTTACGGAACAGGAAAAGTAAACAAAACAGATGGCGAGATCGCTAAAATTGTAGAAGGTTTATTTGATATGCGTCCTTACTTTATTGAGCAACGCTTAAAGCTAAGAAACCCAATCTATAGCGAAACTGCAGCTTATGGCCATATGGGTCGTAAATCTGAAACTGTTACTAAAACTTTCAGAACACCAAACGGAGAAGAAAAAACAGTAACCGTAGAATTGTTTACCTGGGAAAAACTTGACTTCGTAGATAAAGTAAAAGCTGCATTTGCATTGTAA
- a CDS encoding biopolymer transporter ExbD produces MATLNIPQNGQAMKGKNRTRKAAPTVDLTAMVDLAFLLITFFMLTTSLSKSQAMEIAKPVTNVPSQPYPASRTVTLLLGKGNHIVWYRGEAGKSEPQKTTFAAIHEVLKRNKLAIASLHGNDPSKFMVVIIKPTEKSTYKNFVDALDEMKITDVKSYLIDDGNLLKEDAALLAKFGL; encoded by the coding sequence ATGGCAACCTTAAACATTCCTCAAAATGGCCAGGCCATGAAAGGAAAAAACAGAACCCGAAAAGCAGCACCTACAGTAGATCTGACTGCAATGGTAGATTTAGCTTTTCTCTTAATCACCTTTTTTATGCTCACTACGTCATTGTCTAAGTCTCAGGCAATGGAGATTGCCAAGCCGGTAACTAATGTGCCCAGTCAGCCTTATCCTGCCTCGCGTACAGTTACGTTGCTTTTGGGGAAGGGGAATCATATCGTTTGGTATAGGGGAGAAGCAGGGAAATCGGAGCCTCAGAAAACTACCTTTGCGGCGATTCACGAGGTTTTGAAGCGCAACAAATTAGCAATCGCCAGCTTACATGGTAATGATCCGTCGAAATTTATGGTGGTGATCATTAAGCCTACTGAGAAGTCTACGTATAAAAACTTTGTAGATGCACTGGATGAAATGAAGATCACCGATGTTAAATCTTACCTGATCGATGATGGCAATTTATTAAAAGAAGATGCCGCCTTGCTGGCAAAATTTGGTTTGTAA
- a CDS encoding discoidin domain-containing protein: MKMIKIKGVYTGILLIAFFTACKKNPVAPAAEIPEVAVVVSEDPNYQTVAASIEISPVLEGAKFVWVNSSKKAVTLKFKYTIDGINKEMLVDNNVAENGTVTIPIFELTNFSITISNTGGKFSTTRLIGVLPVQKPEAKLAKTGWTATASSEINNPDEELNGAMNIVDEVGLMSVTNPSAPSFWQSDYNLDPIYPYPHWLIVDMKQAIKITKVGLNAHNDGNQGFTQFKIEGSVDGIGFTNIGGTDKTFNPKITTEQGFAVSPATAIRYVKITLLLGAPYPCLGNFEAYARQ, from the coding sequence ATGAAAATGATTAAAATAAAAGGAGTTTATACGGGTATATTACTGATTGCCTTTTTTACCGCATGTAAAAAGAACCCGGTAGCTCCGGCGGCTGAAATTCCTGAGGTTGCCGTGGTGGTTTCTGAGGACCCGAATTATCAAACAGTAGCTGCCAGTATTGAGATTTCTCCGGTATTGGAAGGCGCAAAATTTGTATGGGTAAATTCCTCGAAAAAGGCAGTTACTTTAAAATTTAAGTACACAATTGATGGTATTAATAAGGAAATGCTGGTTGATAATAATGTCGCGGAAAATGGTACGGTTACGATTCCCATTTTTGAGTTGACTAACTTTTCCATTACCATTTCAAATACCGGAGGTAAATTCTCGACAACAAGGTTGATCGGGGTGTTGCCTGTTCAAAAGCCAGAAGCTAAGCTGGCTAAAACAGGATGGACTGCTACGGCATCAAGTGAAATTAACAACCCCGATGAAGAGCTCAACGGAGCTATGAATATTGTGGATGAAGTTGGTCTAATGAGTGTTACTAACCCCTCCGCCCCGTCTTTCTGGCAGTCAGATTATAACCTTGATCCAATTTATCCTTATCCTCATTGGTTAATTGTCGACATGAAGCAGGCCATTAAGATCACTAAAGTGGGCCTAAATGCTCATAATGATGGGAATCAGGGTTTTACCCAATTTAAGATTGAAGGAAGTGTGGATGGAATTGGTTTCACCAATATAGGAGGAACAGATAAAACTTTTAATCCAAAAATTACCACGGAGCAGGGTTTTGCGGTTAGTCCTGCAACTGCCATCCGGTATGTTAAGATTACATTGTTATTGGGCGCTCCATATCCTTGTCTAGGTAATTTTGAAGCCTACGCAAGACAATAA
- a CDS encoding translation initiation factor — MKAKKKILNDFGGIMFSTDPSFIYESETEDVNEPLPNQQQDLRVMLDRKNRGGKGVTLVTGFIGTTDALETLAKMLKSKCGVGGAAKDGEILIQGDFRDKVLLLLQKEGYKVKKSGG; from the coding sequence ATGAAAGCTAAAAAGAAAATATTGAATGACTTTGGCGGGATTATGTTTTCTACAGATCCTTCCTTTATATATGAATCAGAAACGGAAGATGTAAATGAACCGCTTCCTAATCAACAACAAGACCTGAGGGTCATGCTGGACAGAAAAAACCGTGGTGGAAAAGGGGTAACGCTGGTTACCGGGTTTATCGGGACTACGGATGCATTGGAGACACTCGCTAAAATGTTAAAATCTAAATGTGGGGTAGGAGGGGCTGCAAAAGATGGCGAGATCCTGATTCAGGGTGATTTTAGAGATAAAGTCTTACTCCTTCTTCAGAAAGAAGGATATAAAGTCAAAAAATCAGGAGGCTGA